From a single Drosophila sulfurigaster albostrigata strain 15112-1811.04 chromosome 3, ASM2355843v2, whole genome shotgun sequence genomic region:
- the LOC133839980 gene encoding uncharacterized protein LOC133839980, whose amino-acid sequence MECIATDKEYGKFDYCYLKSMNRTYKSASVLLLFQIALTVEKRLNGYKPFLYNISVAFCRYIRNPNPGNKVANFFYSLIKPYTNINHSCPFTGEIIVDKVPISFLNYKLTELLPFPEGDYRITAKMIVNAIKRTKIMIYFKLF is encoded by the exons ATGGAATGCATTGCAACAGATAAGGAATACggaaaatttgattattgttATCTTAAGTCTATGAATCGTACCTACAA ATCTGCTagtgttttgttattatttcagATCGCATTAACAGTCGAGAAACGCTTGAATGGGTATAAACCATTTCTGTACAACATTTCCGTGGCTTTCTGCCGCTACATAAGAAATCCCAATCCAGGAAATAAGGTAGCAAATTTCTTCTACAGTCTTATTAAACCATATACTAATATTAACCATTCTTGCCCGTTCACT GGCGAGATAATTGTGGATAAGGTGCCAATCAGTTTTCTGAACTACAAATTAACGGAACTTCTACCCTTCCCTGAGGGAGACTATCGCATTACTGCTAAAATGATtgttaatgcaattaaaagaacaaagatcatgatttattttaagttattcTAG
- the LOC133840258 gene encoding serine protease snake — MHALYSAILLIYLMPRSIKSELCDRGTGECKELTDTECPDIFYNQHLIGANVKYCNEFEDIVCCPLPLNVQQRFMVDETRPYEKQCKRFNEMRPTCRNVPFIIGGTKAEPREFPFMALVGSKERNKAEVDWDCGGTLIHPRFVVTAAHCLVTNEKKEQRLDPNFDSPKFVVRLGDLDYNSTTDDAQPQDFGIVNYVVHPSYDDDEDGAYKHDIAIIELDKNATLNEYVAPACLPPSSGNDNLQLTAAGWGFTKNTGSKSSHLRKVTLDRFDDDLCISRLDLEIDRRTQFCAGSINGNGDTCNGDSGGPIFVQHPNYNCLKILLGVTSYGRICGKQGLPSVYTKVHLYTEWIETIVWAE; from the exons ATGCACGCGCTTTACTCAGCTATTCTATTGATTTATCTTATGCCAAGGAGCATAAAGAGTGAACTGTGCGACAGAGGTACCGGTGAGTGCAAGGAATTGACGGACACAGAGTGTCCAGACATCTTCTATAACCAACATCTAATTGGTGCTAATGTCAAGTACTGCAATGAGTTCGAAGACATCGTCTGTTGCCCCTTGCCGCTGAATGTGCAGCAACGTTTCATGGTGGATGAGACGCGGCCGTATGAGAAAC AGTGCAAGCGCTTCAACGAAATGAGACCCACTTGCCGCAATGTACCTTTTATTATTGGCGGTACTAAGGCCGAGCCCCGTGAGTTTCCGTTTATGGCATTAGTTGGCAGCAAGGAGCGCAACAAAGCCGAAGTCGACTGGGATTGTGGAGGAACGTTGATACATCCCAGATTCGTGGTGACAGCAGCTCACTGTCTGGTGACAAATGAAAAGAAGGAGCAGCGTTTGGATCCCAATTTTGATTCACCCAAGTTTGTGGTGCGTCTTGGGGATTTGGACTACAATAGCACTACAGATGATGCGCAGCCGCAGGACTTTGGCATTGTTAACTATGTGGTGCATCCTTcctatgatgatgatgaagatggcGCCTATAAGCACGACATTGCGATTATAGAACTCGATAAGAATGCAACCCTCAATGAATACGTTGCGCCCGCTTGTTTGCCACCGAGTAGTGGAAATGATAATCTACAGCTTACTGCTGCCGGTTGGGGATTCACCAAAAACACCGGCAGCAAGTCATCACACCTACGCAAGGTCACCCTTGATCGCTTCGACGATGATCTGTGTATATCGCGACTAGATCTCGAGATAGATAGGCGTACACAGTTCTGTGCAGGTTCAATCAACGGCAATGGGGACACCTGCAACGGAGACTCAGGTGGACCCATCTTTGTCCAGCATCCGAATTATAATTGCCTGAAAATACTCCTAGGGGTTACATCTTATGGTCGGATTTGTGGTAAACAAGGTCTGCCTAGTGTCTATACCAAAGTACATCTCTACACAGAATGGATAGAGACCATTGTTTGGGCCGAGTGA
- the LOC133840256 gene encoding mediator of RNA polymerase II transcription subunit 23, with protein MDTQIIDSVNDFLKVDSIDEAFVSVIVFKPEDDKASNFTNNLVTTFANVENREQVLRAYLLRAAEAPSYHMQVLMGALPKLVDAHLITARMLCDKVLFCEKLDYERRTFWIESFRLIKKVIAQVDYKGVREIMKACRDKAQWFPLNVNVTYLPQLMAVEEILRFIFDRNNCLLPAYFIANEIMRPFPYHWKLNKVMTDFVEEFRTTAQMVSIIGHANMLPIVEHFGYADHLMNSWRLDHSTLKFNFKGSLPYEPELLEDQTPLLRYVLEQPYSREMVSVMLNLQKHQKQRYNALEEQLVNLIIHAMEMTESNDATAGSGFNASDEQITPNEWVWLHLSSQLIYFVLFQFVSFMHIVLALHEKLSKLELRKGRDQLMWILLQFISGSIQKNPITNFLPVFRLFDLLYPEQEPLKLPDYNKSSMVRHMAPICIWIHLMKKARVENMNITRPLPIALKNHHDFLQHLVAPNNMMNATLGNDFRIILICNAYSTNQEYFARHMNILLDAMNGNAKTANGTPIPAVTYSVAVLDSLTVHSKMSLIHSFVTQMLKQAQSKTMVPAPALIETYARLLVYTEIESLGIKGFLTQLLPTVFKNHAWAMLHTLMEMFSYRLHHVPTHYRVQLLSLLYSLSSVPQTNKMQLNLCFESTALRLITSIGSAEFQSQFSRYMNDKSPGTVASNESEELNRLLILTLARSMHVHGGGDELAGWCKDFLGNIMQHTPHSWPVQSLNCFPPALSEYFTQNNHLAENKQQLKKSVEEEYRNWTSMSNENDIIAHFIRPNTNPLFLCLLFKIIWETESISPVAYKILEGISARALSTHLRKFCDYLVAEVASYSDGRDFVHKCVDTINNMIWKFNVVTIDRLVLCLALRSHEGNEAQVCLIIIQLLLLKASELRNRVLEFCKDNNPDHWKQNNWHEKHLSFHQNYPEKFAPDESASQIPLPVYFSNVCLRFLPVLDVVVHRFIELTIPNVHQILGIILDHLNILYKFHDRPITYLYNTLHYYERILRDRLPLKKKLVSIITSAFSEIRPANWSVSEPYKVYLQSQDTLWTPELSYYMNLIRRLADTISGKNVFYTTDWRFNEFPNAPTHALYVTCVELLGLPLAPSVVAGNIIDVIVNGYAVIPQKEIHSYINAVGIVLAALPEPYWSAIYDRLQDMLNTPNMLNWTYRFNAFELFNFKTVREAMLEKSYAVVLAVAHSVFHHMGAFKLATMTLYIKEKLKPCVRTEQQLLYLCHVFGPFLQRIEQEKPNAVAGIAIFLYEMLETVDKQHGPKPLEYMDQICDFLYHIKYIHVGNIIKNESEAIIKRLRPLLQMRLRFITHLNLEDIHTEKGTDGNANANANATTNANQMTRSPLQQVQQQQQQQQQQQVQQQQQQATGAVSGNATTTSVPLGSGGNAQQQMYLQHMQQQQQQQQQQQQHMQNMGMRHN; from the exons atggatACGCAAATTATTGATTCTGTTAATGATTTTTTG AAAGTGGACTCTATCGACGAGGCGTTTGTTAGCGTCATTGTGTTCAAGCCGGAGGACGACAAAGCAAGCAATTTTACTAATAATTTGG TTACTACATTTGCCAATGTTGAGAATCGCGAACAAGTGCTGCGTGCGTATTTACTACGCGCCGCAGAAGCCCCCAGCTATCATATGCAGGTGCTGATGGGGGCTCTGCCGAAACTGGTGGATGCACACCTCATCACAGCCAG AATGCTTTGCGACAAAGTGCTTTTCTGTGAGAAACTCGACTATGAGCGTAGAACATTTTGGATTGAGAGTTTTCGACTCATTAAAAAGGTTATTGCCCAGGTAGACTACAAGGGTGTTCGTGAGATTATGAAGGCTTGTCGCGACAAGGCACAATGGTTTCCACTCAACGTCAATGTCACATACCTGCCACAGCTGATGGCAGTCGAAGAGATCTTACGCTTTATATTCGATCGCAATAATTGCCTGTTGCCTGCTTACTTCATAGCTAACGAGATAATGCGACCATTTCCCTATCACTGGAAACTCAACAAGGTGATGACAGACTTTGTGGAGGAATTTCGCACCACAGCACAAATGGTGTCGATTATTGGACATGCAAATATGCTGCCCATTGTGGAGCACTTTGGCTATGCTGATCATTTGATGAACTCGTGGCGTCTAGATCACAGCACATTAAAGTTCAACTTCAAAGGCAGTCTACCATATGAGCCAGAGTTGCTAGAGGATCAGACTCCGCTGTTACGCTACGTGTTGGAACAGCCATATTCTCGTGAAATGGTTTCCGTTATGCTAAATTTACAGAAGCATCAGAAGCAACGCTACAATGCACTTGAGGAGCAGCTAGTCAATCTGATAATACACGCTATGGAAATGACTGAATCAAATGATGCCACTGCGGGCAGTGGCTTCAATGCTTCCGACGAGCAAATCACGCCCAATGAATGGGTGTGGTTGCATTTGTCTTCACAATTGATCTATTTTGTGCTGTTTCAGTTTGTCAGCTTTATGCACATTGTGCTCGCACTGCACGAAAAG CTGTCTAAACTGGAGCTTCGCAAGGGCCGCGACCAACTAATGTGGATACTTCTGCAGTTCATCTCGGGCAGCATTCAAAAGAATCCA ATAACCAACTTTTTGCCAGTATTTCGCCTATTTGATCTGCTGTATCCTGAGCAAGAGCCACTGAAGCTACCCGACTACAATAAGTCTTCCATGGTGCGTCACATGGCGCCCATTTGCATCTGGATTCATTTAATGAAAAAGGCTCGTGTGGAGAACATGAACATAACACGTCCACTGCCCATTGCCCTGAAGAATCATCACGA CTTTCTTCAACATCTGGTGGCCCCAAATAACATGATGAACGCAACACTGGGCAACGATTTTCGCATCATTCTCATCTGTAATGCCTACTCCACGAATCAAGAGTATTTCGCACGTCACATGAACATATTATTGGATGCCATGAATGGCAATGCCAAGACAGCTAATGGTACTCCAATTCCAGCTGTTACCTATTCTGTGGCAGTGCTCGACAGTCTGACTGTGCACAGCAAGATGTCACTAATCCACAGTTTTGTCACACAAATGTTAAAGCAGGCACAAAGCAAGACAATGGTGCCAGCACCTGCTTTAATTGAAACTTACGCACGATTATTGGTCTACACAGAGATCGAGTCGCTAGGCATCAAAGGTTTTCTGA CTCAATTGCTGCCAACTGTGTTTAAGAATCATGCTTGGGCCATGCTGCATACTTTGATGGAAATGTTCTCCTATAGACTACATCATGTGCCTACTCATTATCGCGTTCAGCTCTTGTCGCTGCTCTATTCCCTCTCCTCTGTGccacaaaccaacaaaatgcaGCTAAATCTTTG CTTCGAATCGACAGCATTGCGCCTGATTACCAGTATTGGTTCCGCAGAATTTCAATCGCAATTTTCGCGTTACATGAATGATAAATCGCCAGGCACTGTGGCCTCCAATGAGAGCGAGGAGCTGAATCGTTTACTTATCCTAACATTAGCACGTTCAATGCATGTGCATGGCGGAGGCGATGAATTGGCTGGCTGGTGCAAGGATTTCTTGGGCAACATCATGCAACATACGCCGCATTCGTGGCCAGTTCAATCATTAAACTGCTTTCCGCCAGCACTCAGCGAGTATTTCACACAAAATAATCATCTGGCAGAGAataagcagcagctgaagaaaTCCGTGGAGGAAGAGTATCGCAATTGGACATCGATGTCCAATGAAAACGATATCATTGCTCACTTTATCAGACCCAATACAAATCCGCTATTTCTGTGTCTGCTCTTCAAGATCATTTGGGAAACAGAGAGCATTAGTCCAGTGGCATACAA aatTCTGGAGGGGATCAGTGCACGTGCCTTGTCCACGCATTTGCGCAAATTCTGCGATTATTTGGTCGCCGAAGTGGCCAGCTACTCAGATGGACGAGACTTTGTCCACAAATGCGTGGATACCATTAATAACATGATCTGGAAGTTCAATGTGGTAACAATTGATCGCTTGGTGCTCTGTCTTGCCTTGCGCAGTCATGAGGGTAACGAAGCGCAAGTTTGCTTAATCATTATCCAATTACTGCTGTTGAAAGCCTCTGAGCTTCGGAATCGTGTGCTAGAGTTCTGTAAGGACAACAATCCCGATCACTGGAAGCAAAACAATTG gcATGAGAAGCATCTATCATTCCATCAGAATTACCCAGAGAAATTCGCTCCCGATGAATCTGCGTCCCAAATTCCACTGCCCGTTTATTTTAGTAATGTTTGTCTACGTTTTCTACCTGTCCTCGATGTGGTTGTGCATCGTTTTATTGAACTGACAATACCGAATGTGCATCAAATTCTTGGCATCATTCTggatcatttaaatatactttacaAATTTCATG ATCGTCCTATAACTTATTTGTACAATACTTTGCATTATTATGAGCGTATTCTTCGCGATCGCTTACCGCTAAAGAAGAAGCTAGTCAGCATCATAACTAGCGCCTTCAGTGAAATCCGTCCTGCTAACTGGAGCGTAAGTGagccctataaagtatatttgcAAAGCCAGGATACCTTGTGGACCCCCGAATTAAGCTACTACATGAATCTCATTAGACGTTTGGCGGACA CCATAAGCGGAAAGAACGTCTTCTACACAACGGACTGGCGTTTCAATGAGTTCCCCAATGCCCCAACTCATGCGCTCTATGTTACCTGCGTTGAGCTGCTTGGCTTGCCTTTAGCCCCTTCAGTGGTCGCAGGCAACATCATCGATGTGATAGTCAATGGTTATGCGGTGATACCTCAAAAGGAGATCCATAGTTACATCAATGCAGTGGGAATTGTGCTGGCCGCTTTACCAGAACCCTACTGGAGTGCCATCTATGATCGACTGCAAGACATGCTCAATACACCCAATATGCTCAACTGGACGTACCGCTTCAATGCCTttgaattattcaattttaagacTGTGCGGGAGGCAATGCTGGAGAAAAGCTATGCCGTTGTGCTGGCAGTGGCACATTCTGTCTTCCATCACATGGGCGCTTTCAAGCTGGCCACGATGACACTGTATATTAAGGAAAAGCTGAAGCCGTGTGTTCGCACCGAACAACAATTACTCTACCTTTGCCACGTCTTTGGACCTTTCCTGCAACGCATTGAACAAGAGAAACCGAACGCTGTGGCAGGCATTGCCATATTCCTATACGAAATGCTCGAGACTGTGGACAAACAGCATGGACCCAAACCACTTGAGTATATGGATCAAATCTGCGACTTTCT CTATCACATAAAGTACATACATGTGGGCAATATTATTAAGAATGAATCAGAGGCGATTATCAAGAGACTCCGACCGCTGCTCCAAATGCGTCTACGCTTTATAACCCATCTGAATCTGGAGGATATACACACTGAAAAGGG tacTGATGGCAATGcgaatgccaatgccaatgcgacaacgaatgcaaatcaaatgacaCGCTCGCCACTGCAAcaagtgcagcaacaacaacaacaacagcagcagcaacaggtacaacaacagcagcagcaagcaactgGTGCTGTGTCGGGGaatgcaacaacgacaagCGTGCCGCTGGGCAGCGGGGGCAATGCTCAGCAACAAATGTACCTGCAgcacatgcaacagcaacaacaacagcagcagcagcaacaacaacatatgCAAAATATGGGCATGCGTCACAACTAG
- the LOC133840259 gene encoding probable GDP-L-fucose synthase, which translates to MKKVLVTGGTGLVGKALEAIIKEEHPSDEEWFFAGSKDADLTNLAATQTLFDKVQPTHVIHLAAMVGGLFHNMNNNLDFLRNNLLINDNVLQTAHTKGCTKVVSCLSTCIFPDKTSYPIDETMVHNGPPHPSNYGYSYAKRLIDIQNHAYHDKHGHLYTSVIPCNIFGPHDNYKPEVSHVIPGMIHRMHKLRTEQPEIRESDKIFTVYGSGKPLRQFIYSLDLAKLMIWVLRSYNSVEPIVLSVDESSEVTIYEVAEAIAKAFNFKGKLVCDTSKADGQYKKTASNAKLRSLLPDFQFTDFKQAIDASVSWYIDNYELARN; encoded by the exons atgaaaaaagtgCTGGTAACGGGCGGAACAGGCCTTGTGGGCAAAGCCCTTGAGGCTATTATCAAAGAGGAACATCCCAGCGACGAGGAATGGTTCTTTGCCGGCTCCAAAGATGCGGATCTAAC GAATCTGGCTGCCACGCAGACACTGTTCGATAAAGTGCAACCAACGCATGTGATACACTTGGCAGCAATGGTCGGTGGACTGTTTCACAATATGAACAACAATCTGGATTTCTTG CGCAACAATTTGCTGATCAACGACAATGTGTTGCAAACCGCACACACCAAAGGCTGCACCAAGGTTGTCTCCTGCCTGTCCACCTGCATATTCCCCGACAAGACGAGCTATCCCATCGACGAAACGATGGTGCACAATGGTCCACCCCATCCATCCAACTACGGTTATTCGTATGCTAAGCGTCTGATAGACATACAGAATCATGCCTATCATGATAAACATGGACATTTGTATACGTCGGTGATACCTTGCAACATATTTGGGCCACATGACAACTACAAGCCCGAGGTTAGCCATGTTATACCGGGCATGATTCATCGCATGCACAAGCTGCGCACCGAGCAGCCGGAAATCAGGGAGAGCGATAAGATCTTTACAGTGTATGGCAGTGGGAAACCGTTGCGTCAGTTTATATACTCACTGGACTTGGCCAAGCTGATGATTTGGGTGCTGCGCAGCTACAACAGTGTGGAGCCCATTGTGCTCAGCGTTGACGAGTCGTCGGAGGTTACCATCTACGAGGTGGCTGAGGCTATAGCCAAGGCGTTTAACTTTAAG GGTAAACTCGTCTGTGATACGAGCAAGGCTGATGGACAGTACAAGAAGACGGCATCGAATGCCAAATTGCGAAGCTTATTACCCGATTTTCAGTTTACCGACTTTAAACAGGCCATTGATGCATCTGTTAGTTGGTATATAGACAACTATGAGCTGGCCAGAAACTGA
- the LOC133839981 gene encoding uncharacterized protein LOC133839981: protein MANLNGAFGIVLSIIILCYISTQVNSDFEFTNIECNLSDEFSKIETCFLKSINRTYKYASLKIQLLKPINKFWAHVIFMKLLTFINKLISFLFFVEKVPISYLNHKLTKVLPIPSGDYKIVSHWLMDNFRAMDVNVYFRI, encoded by the exons ATGGCAAATCTTAATGGAGCTTTCGGTATCGTATTAAGTATcataattttatgttatatCTCCACTCAA GTAAACAGCGATTTTGAATTCACAAATATAGAATGCAATCTTTCTGATGAATTTAGCAAAATTGAAACGTGTTTTTTGAAATCTATTAATCGCACATACAAATATGCTAGCCTGAAGATACAACTGTTGAAAcctataaacaaattttgg gCTCACGTGATTTTCATGAAAC TATTAACATTCATTAAcaaattgatttcttttcttttctttgtggAAAAGGTTCCCATTAGTTATCTCAATCATAAACTCACCAAAGTTCTGCCTATACCTAGTGGTGATTATAAGATTGTCTCCCATTGGTTAATGGACAATTTTCGTGCTATGGATGTCaatgtttattttagaatttaa